TCGCAATCACCTCCCCACCCCGTCCCCTAAAACCTCTGACTCCTCCGCCCCTCTCTCTCCTGACCACCCCGCCCTCCCTAACCTAGACCTCACCCTCCCCGAGACCCAACTCCCTTCACCCCAAACCCCGACCCCAACCTCTCTGCCATACTCCCCGACCCCACCAACCCCTCTTCCTCCCCACTTTCAGCTGTCCCTTCACCACCACGTGAACCCTCCCCTCCATCCCATCGACCCTCCCCACCACTTCGTGCTCCCTCTTCACCAACCCATGCCCCCTCCCCTCCTCCACCACCTAAACCCACTGGCATAGCCTCTCGCACCCGTACCCGCCAACAAATCCCTCCTCTCCCCTCTGCTCCACCCAGCCTCTTAGTCGGGTCAAGACATTGGCTCGCTAATGAAAGCCCTCTCATGTTGTTGTACcagagtccccccccccccctcggaCTCTCCACCTCCATCGCGTCCTGCCAAGACACCCAAGGTCGTGCCCCCACCTGCACCAAAGGCCCCGTCTTCCTCTCGGTTCTCCAAAGGCAAGGCGTCTACCTCCTCATCCTCTAGAGGTAACATCTTTCTGAACGCAACCTAAAAAACTCGGTTCACTGAGACTATTTCTTTGCGCAAATTACTGCCTGAGcgcttgataactctacaaaatagagttattttaccactttttatgtgcgaattgttgcttaattcttgagtttttaattgatttattaagttttaaagtaattttgaatttattgggtttattttgattttatatatttttgtgtgtttttatagttattttgttgtaaaatgttgtatttaattatttaaattattgtgtctAGTTAGAAGTGAAAGAAAATGTGTGTGTTTTAtggaaactaaatgttaaattaaattaagttttaaataatattttcaatgaattaatacgacttattttatacttaaaaatatttgattataacttaatttatgtttattttgaaggaaaattattgattttaagaTGGTTGAAGTAGAAAAATTAATGTTGTGATGACAGGAGAACTATGACATTTTTGAAGAGATTAGCAAGGAATTGAGGCATTTTTCAAGCTCATGCCCCAGCTAGCTCCATCAGCCCACCCCTTGGGCCCGCCTGAAGGCCCACGCCCCAGCCAGCTCCAGCAGCAACCTCCTGGGCCGCCTGCCATGCTCCAGGCCCACACGCCCACCTGGGCCTCCTCATCTCCCAGCTGAGACTAGCACAGCCTCCTACATCCTCACAACAGCTCCTTGCACCCAGCCAATCACGCCTGCCTGAGGCCATTGTCTCCCCAGCCACGCCAGAAATGCATCCAGCCATTTCAGTTAGTTGATGCCATCCGAAGCTGCCACCTGCCCAGGCCTACGCCTGCCTTCAGCCTCCCACACAGACCCAACAGCCACAAAGCCAATTTTTTAGCCCAACAAATACACTTTTCTACCCTTGTCCCAttgtccaaaaataccacatttttaccccactttctacacattttaccacaaaacatcattattacactctataatttatccttatttaccatattataattaattaaattaatttaatcaatttacttaatttaaattgattattttaatgctcattttttggctataaataagagaTTTTGGGTGTCAATTTTAGAGGAGGTTACCATatcataatttctacacattcaaaacttctctattctcttcatcttcttcttcttttttgttattttctatgtatttttaaaagaaaaatttgggggtttctcctccaaattttcctatttatgtttgtaatttttagtgtgtatttgttattctagttatgagtttctaatctttttaatattattaaggtgatgatgaaacaatttgtaactagatagtatttattttgtatgttgatttcccattttgtgcaacaaagtttatggaattttcttcttcaaatatcttctttcatcttaaatatcatgtattttggattgttagcacatatttacactttgttcttcattagtgcaaaaacataatattctttgtgtaagatgtgtcattaaattgtacacatccatgcttagaacaaaaatattatgttttgccttataaataatgttcattgatttatttgttatttcattagattgatttacactaaatgctttgaaattataattttgaaaagtgaagaaaaatcatatctttttagaagtaatttgtgcttaaaattatacatctatttagaaaatgatagtttgatttattttaactatcactaaaatttgggaatcaatgtacttttaaatattattgaacttatattttgtggattctattatcttaataatcttattttgctatcttgatttctattattaatttatgtttatatattgtctttaatatctttattattatcttttagtttattttcttgtcacaaattctcatcaatctttggagctaggttagaatttattaattttggtttaaaatagttttcttttttattttagacaactcctttgggttcgacctcgtgtttacacgaaaactattctataaatacgattcgtgcgcttgcgagtataaatatttaaaacatacccgttttgggtcaatCAACGCTTGTTGGATTACTCTGAGTTTAGTTCTTTGGGCTTGTATGACCTTATTGCGTTTCATGGGTGGAAAGAGCCTGTGTCTGCTCTGCATGTGCTCTGTTCATCGTTGGTTCATGAATTTTTTTCTAACCTTTCTACTGCTATTATTGGGAAAGTCTTTTTGCATGGAAATTGGATTCCATTTACTCCATCGGTTATTGCCGAATGTTTACACTTGCCTCTACTTGATGAGCCTACATTCTCTGCTGAGTTTAATTTGGACATGGATGAGGTGGCTCGCACTCTCACTGGCAATCCTTCTTCGACTTGGCCCACTTCCAATGCGGTTCTTGCTGCTGATCTCACCCCTCTCTACCATATTTTGCACGTGGTTGCTATATTCAATTGGCAGCCCACTGCTCACAAGTCCACAGTTTGGGCTGATTTGGCTCGCTTTCTCTTTGTTGTGGGTACTCGCCAGTCTATCAGTTTACCTCACTGTCTGTTTAAGGTTATATTGGAGGCTGCCATGTGGCCTGGGGTCTCTCGGATTTTTCCACTGCCTTGTCTGATTCAACGCGCCGCTCTCTGTTTCTCTGATGTCCCTTCCAAAAGCTTGGACACCCGCATCTCTCTCAAGGCCATAAACTTGGCCTCCACTTGGTCCAAAGCTAAGAAGAAAGGTCCCTCAGTTAAGGACCCTATGGCTGCCTCTTCCTTGGGTGTCAAGCCATCCTCATGGAAGTATCCCTTGTTTGACTGGATTCATTCTCTCAGCACTGAGTTTCGGTCCTTCAAACCTGAGTTCAGATTGGCCCAAGCTTAGACTCACGCATTTCAGTCTGCTATTCTTAGTCACCTTGGTTTGCCTCCTCTCTCAGTCCTGTCCTCCACTGCTGATGATTCGTTTAAGGATGCACCACCATCTCGGGGAGGGGGGCAAGTCCTTAGTCCCACTGCCACTGGTTCCCAGCTTGCTGACACCAGCCTGTGCCTCCTGTCGTTGCCCCTCAGGGGGAGTTTGTTGTGCCGCCAGGCACCCTCAAGCGTCGTAAGAAGAAGAAGCAACCTTCTTCCTCCCAGTAGTTGTGGTTCAACTTTGGCATGCCCTCTGAACATTGAGGGGGAGTTTTTTTAGATTATCTTTAGTTAACTAACATTGTCTGGCGTCTTTTTAGTTGAGTTTGAACTATTTTTACTACTTGCTGCTTTTGATTTTTCTCTGTTGGTATCTGATTGTATTTTGAGCAAGTGGTTTTGTTATTGGTATCCTAATATGACAATTTATCTAATTTAGTTGTTGCTGTTATCAAATCTGTCTGCTGTTAGTTCTTGTCAGCTTTATGTGCTAAAAGTATAAATCAGTTCACTATTCATATGCATGCCAATGGGGAAGTTTGTAAGTGTTATTTTTGTCATGCATTGTTTTTCATGTTATAACACTAAAAGCCCAGTAGTACGTGATTTCTATTTTCagcacatgacttgcttagctagttTATTTTTAGCCCTAGTATATATATTCGTTCTTTCCGTGTTTCCCTCACCTTTTTTAGCAGCTAAAAAGTATCTTCTCCAAGAAATACTCTCTGTAAAAGGTCTGAAGCTCTTGATGCTTCATTGTTTATTACCCATGGCGTTTTGGTGATTCCTCACTATTTATCTCAAGTTTTCTGGTGTAAACCTTGAAAGGATTTCAATATAAGTCTCAAGAGGAGCTTGAGCAGTAGCTGGAGGGAGTCCAACAACGTTCAAAACCAGTGGAAGGCTGGTTGCTTGAAGACTTTCACAAAATAGAGACTTGTTTGTTGATTGTAAACCAAATTAGAAGGGGGttttaatttgtgtttttttgttgttgtttgtaTTTGTAATAACTCTGATTATTTTAGTGAATTTGCTTCACCTCTGGACTAGGTCTCATAGAGTAGGTTGTGAGAAATCatggctgaaccatgtaaaaatataaaaatgttgTGTCATTTTCATTATTCTTGCACTTGATTATGATTCAAATctaatttttatttgattaattatttgaaaattttagtgAATAGTTGAGTAGCAGTACTTGACTAACTTTCACAAGCCAAATAGAATAGAAATAGAAATAGAAATTTGGTGCCCGAGTGCGCTATGACTTCCTGCTTTGAACAGTTTCAGTAACATGTATCGATCATGCATGACTTGTATACTTTGACTATCCTCATACTTGAATTGAACAAGCACTAGCTGGCAATATTGAAAAGAAAAATTTGGACGGTATATCGTTATCGGCATTGACTTGTATTGACTTGATACAAAGCGTGCATTAATAAGACAGTGAGTCCCCATCTAGGGTCTGATCTGAGGCTGAGCTTAGCTAGCTTGTTAACTACTACTTTCATGGCGATCAAAGCTTGGTTCCTGGTGTTCATGGCGGCTCTGCTTTCATGTGGGGACTCCAAGTATATTGCTTACAACACTACGTCCGCCATTGTTAGTGGAAAGATCAATGTTCATTTGGTTCCCCATACTCACGATGATGTTGGATGGTTGAAGACCATTGATCAGTACTATGTTGGCTCCAACAACTCCATTCAGGTCATATATTCTTTCTTCTCACGTTTTATAATTataattcttttttatttaaaaatatcatttaacatTATTGATATTATTAATGGAATAATAACAGGTTGCTTGTGTTCAAAACGAGTTGGATTCAATAGTTCCCGCGTTGTTGGCCGATAAGAATCGCAAGTTCATTTACGTAGAACAGGCAAGAAAATCTACAtttgatataatatatatacatacatatatatatatatgtgtgtatgtatGAAATGGGATTGTAGTGTTTTATTTCTAAAATGAGTTTTAGTAAATGGCAGGCATTTTTCCAGCTTTGGTGGGATGAACAGAGTGAGGTGATTAAAAGCACAGTCAAGAAACTAGTCAGCTCTGGTCAACTAGAGCTCATGTACTTACTAAACAAACTAAGATAATCAATGTATCTCTCTTCTACTTTTCAGTTATCTTTGATTTTTATTATTTGATGTGTGGATTTTGGATTGTTTTTGCTCTTGGGGATGTGCAGAAATGGGGGTATTTGCATGCACGATGAGGCCGCAACTCATTACATTGATATGATTGATCAGACTACTCTTGGGCATCGCTTTATAAAGGCAGAGTTTAATGTCACTCCTAGAATTGGTTGGCAGATTGATCCATTTGGCCATTCTGCAGTACAGGCCTACCTGTTAGGAGCTGAAGTATGGTTTTGTTTCATCTTTTGGATGTTTTTAAAGAGCCACCATAAACCAATCGGTTACAGTTAACCCCTTTTGCCTCTTTTTTGTTCTTGGGTTTCTTAGGTTGGATTTGACTCAGTTTTCTTCGGAAGAATTGACTACCAAGATAGAGCTAAGCGAAAAAATGACAAGACCCTTGAGGTTGTCTGGCGAGGATCCAAGAGTCTTGGCTCATCTGCACAGGTTATTTTCACATAATATGTTTCCTTTGAAACTGTAATTGAAGTGATCTAAGCTACATAAACCTCTTTCAACTTACTTTCTTACCATATTGTTGTTCTCTGTAGATCTTTGCTGGCGCTTTTCCTGACAATTATGGACCTCCTAGCGGATTCTTCTACGAAGTTAATAGTGATAACGATGATCCTATTGTCCAGGTGAGTCATTGGTCAATTATTGTTGAGCATTTTACAtagtttttcctataaatattTACTTTATTCTTTCACTTGAAGGATAATCCCAATTTGTTTAGCTACAATGTGACGGAGCGTGTGAATGATTTTGTGGCTGCTGCTATATCACAAGTAAGATGCACGGAGTTACTTGtctcatcaaaataacaatgcaATTCTGTCAAAGTAATCGCAATTTTTCAGGCTAATATTACTCGTACAAATCATGTCATGTGGACGATGGGGTCAGATTTCAAGTACCAATATGCAACCACGTGGTTTCGGCAGATGGACAAGCTTATTCATTATGTCAATCACGTTAGTTATTGTTTAAAACTCATTCCAATACAAGCATCTTTAGCGGTTCTCAACTTTTATGTCCTTGTGTTTTCTTATAATTTTGAGACTACTTACAATGTGGATGCTTATAGGATGGGCGTGTAAATGCCCTATACTCAACCCCATCAATATACACTGATGCAAAACATGCAGCCGATGAGTCCTGGCCATTAAAGAATGAAGACTACTTCCCGTAAGTCCatatgatcaaaactccaaatcTTCTTCTGTCTGTGTTGCCCTGACCACTTTCATGTCAATAACTCAGCTATGCAGACCGAGTAAATGCATACTGGACTGGTTATTTTACTAGCAGACCAGCCCTTAAAGGCTACGTTAGAGTGACAAGCAGCTACTATTTGGTAAACTTTTGATCCATTTGGTTATCAATTATCACAAGATATCAAGGTTGTGATGCTCATTGCCTTGTAATATCCATTAACAGGCAGCAAGGCAACTAGAGTTTTTTAGGGGAAGGAGTAAAGCGGGGCTGAACATGGACTATCTTGCTGATGCTTTAGCAATTGCTCAACATCATGACGCAGTTAGTGGTACATCACAACAGCATGTTGCAGATGATTATGCAAAAAGAATTGCAATTGGTTACACTGAGGTAAGACTTCATGTCATTCATTCCCCTCAttggtttgtaattttgaatcttttttatttaatttttggtttcaGGCTGAGGAGGTTGTTGCAGCATCACTTTTACAGTTAACAGATTTGACATCAAAAACTGGTTACAACCACTCTTCTATTAAGTATCAACAGGCAAATGAAACTTACTTCTTGTCTTAAGTTTCTGCTATTTTCAAAAACTTCGGTTAATTGCTTGATTCACCATTACCCTGATCAGTGTTAATAGTATAGCTGGTACGTAGTACATCATCATTTTTGTATTCGCTTAAGTTGAAAATTTGAAGGTGATCTTTCAATTAGTTGTCCTCGTCAACCCATTTACTTTAGAGTCTGCTAATTAGTTTCTAGAATTGGCAGTATTAAGCTGATTGGGATATgtttatgtatacatatatatcttAACTGTATTATGATTATGTTTCCTGTGTTTTTATTAAgattattcagcatgcaaattCTATGTATTTATTGTCTTTCTTATCTTATTTTGTTTAGTGCCCACTTTTGAATATTAGCTATTGTCCCCCATCAGAGGTCGATCTTTCAAAGGGAAAGAATCTGGTGAGGATTAGTAATGTGGTAAAAACTAACAATTAAGATGCTAAGCCTTGAAAAGTTTAAATATTCCTAATCATTTTCTTTTGTTTCTCCTTCTGTAGGTTATTGTAGTTTATAACCCCCTGGGATGGAAAAGAGAGGATGTTGTTAAGATTCCAGTGAGTAATACCTTAACCATGCACTTTCTCTTGTTTCATTTTCTTATGAAAGAAGAAGCatccattaaaaaaaaattaatttttgtactCTCTTACATGTCTTGTTGCAACAAAAAATTAGCAATCTATTATTCTGTGAATATTTCATGTTTGAACATATACATAATTTAGTGTGAAAAGCACTTGCTTCAATACTTTCTTTGTTTACTTCTGCCATGATCTGACCTTATCAACCTTACTACAGATTGTGGATGAGAATGTGGTTGTTAAGGATCTTAGAGGAAAGGAAATTGAATCACAGGTcacacctctgtctcatgtttctGTCGCCATAAGAAAATACCATGCAAAGGCCTATTTGGGAAAATATCCGAAAGTGACCCCTCGCTATTGGCTCTTATTTTCAGCCACTGTACCACCTCTTGGTTTCAGTTCTTACACTGTCTCAAGTGCCAAACGGGCAGGTATTGAACTCTTGCATCTATAACACTCATAGAGCttataaaaaatagattagagTTTCCATATATATTTGCTCAAGACTTTTTTGTTCCATATTTGCAGCTGGTGGTTCTGAGAAAGAATCAGTGTATGTGTCAGATAGAAATGAAGATCAGAAAATACAAGTGGGGACAGGAAACTTAAAACTTGTTTATTCTGAAAAGAATGGAGAGCTTACCAAATACATTAACAAAAGAAGCATGGTATGCTGTTATCTTTTTACTCAACTGCAGCATGCACGATTTTGATGATTGTTCAAATAAAACTGTTTGAGAAAACATGGCTTTCTTCTTTATGGTTACATCATTGAAGTACTTGGCTTGATTTTCTTGTGCAATTCAAGGTTGAAGAGTCGATACAGCAATCCTTTGGCTATTACTCTGGAGATGATGGAAGTGTGGATTTTCAGGCCTCAGGACCATACATCTTTCGTCCTAATGTCACTTATCCTATTAAATACGAAAAGAAGGTAAATAATACTATGCTTTTAAAGCAATTTGATTATATGACTTACCTGTAATCAATAGAATATCTAGAATCCATTATTGGAAATTTCAGGTTCCTCTTACTATTTACCGTGGACCAATATTGGATGAAGTACATCAGAGAATCAATTCATGGATATATCAGGTGCTTATTCCTATATTTTCTCTTCACTGATTGGATCTTTCAAAGAGTTCATTATATGGATTATCCAATATCTAGGCTTTTCATGCCATTATTGACATAGTTTATTTTTGCACTGTCTGAGCAGATCACTAGAGTGTTCAAGAGAAAAGAACATGTCGAATTTGAGTTCGCTGTAAGTTTATCGTACTTGTGGATTGTAATTTGCAAAAAGTAATTCTTGTTTCATTTGAATGTGTGACAATTTTGATGTAGTGCTTATCCCTCAACAATATTTTCACTTTCAGATAGGACCAATACCAATCCATGATGGAATTGGAAAAGAGATAGTAACTAAAATTTCAAGCAGTTTGAAAAGCAACAAAACATTCTATACAGATTCTAATGGGCGTGATTTTATCGAAAGGGTACGCTGTCATCAATTAGTTACTAAAGCTGATATTGCATTG
This genomic interval from Humulus lupulus chromosome 8, drHumLupu1.1, whole genome shotgun sequence contains the following:
- the LOC133797584 gene encoding probable alpha-mannosidase At5g13980 — translated: MAIKAWFLVFMAALLSCGDSKYIAYNTTSAIVSGKINVHLVPHTHDDVGWLKTIDQYYVGSNNSIQVACVQNELDSIVPALLADKNRKFIYVEQAFFQLWWDEQSEVIKSTVKKLVSSGQLELINGGICMHDEAATHYIDMIDQTTLGHRFIKAEFNVTPRIGWQIDPFGHSAVQAYLLGAEVGFDSVFFGRIDYQDRAKRKNDKTLEVVWRGSKSLGSSAQIFAGAFPDNYGPPSGFFYEVNSDNDDPIVQDNPNLFSYNVTERVNDFVAAAISQANITRTNHVMWTMGSDFKYQYATTWFRQMDKLIHYVNHDGRVNALYSTPSIYTDAKHAADESWPLKNEDYFPYADRVNAYWTGYFTSRPALKGYVRVTSSYYLAARQLEFFRGRSKAGLNMDYLADALAIAQHHDAVSGTSQQHVADDYAKRIAIGYTEAEEVVAASLLQLTDLTSKTGYNHSSIKYQQCPLLNISYCPPSEVDLSKGKNLVIVVYNPLGWKREDVVKIPIVDENVVVKDLRGKEIESQVTPLSHVSVAIRKYHAKAYLGKYPKVTPRYWLLFSATVPPLGFSSYTVSSAKRAAGGSEKESVYVSDRNEDQKIQVGTGNLKLVYSEKNGELTKYINKRSMVEESIQQSFGYYSGDDGSVDFQASGPYIFRPNVTYPIKYEKKVPLTIYRGPILDEVHQRINSWIYQITRVFKRKEHVEFEFAIGPIPIHDGIGKEIVTKISSSLKSNKTFYTDSNGRDFIERIRDYRKDWKLEVNQPVAGNYCPINLGIYTKDESSELSLLVDRAVGGSSIVDGQLELMLHRRLLGYDDRGVLEALNETVCIADNCQGLTVVGKYYLRIDPLGEGAKWRRSYGQELYSPFLLAFTEQDGHNWNSHVPTFYGMSPSYVLPDNVAILTLQELEGGEVLLRLAHLYEVGEDKDLSTMASVELKKVFNNKKINRLEETSLSANQKRAEMEKKRLVWKVEGSSEEPKVSRGRPIDPTKLVVELAPMEIRTFIISFYS
- the LOC133795519 gene encoding uncharacterized protein LOC133795519, producing the protein MEVESPRGGGGLWYNNMRGLSLASQCLDPTKRLGGAEGRGGICWRVRVREAMPVGLGGGGGEGAWVGEEGARSGGEGRWDGGEGSRGGEGTAESGEEEGLVGSGSMAERLGSGFGVKGVGSRGG